Proteins encoded within one genomic window of Bombus pyrosoma isolate SC7728 linkage group LG13, ASM1482585v1, whole genome shotgun sequence:
- the LOC122574515 gene encoding uncharacterized protein LOC122574515: protein MAVRHDITNWHAIANFPKMKNTPEALEAVVVNFKQHLRELKITGESLLDTVLNGMLISQISGNIVNKWELTLTDRKMPPVEHLLAFLEKRASCGKLSRTVTPLTKETTTRNRPRQLFPEPRFHNIRD from the exons ATGGCAGTGAGACATGATA TTACTAATTGGCACGCGATAGCAAATTTTCCCAAGATGAAGAATACACCCGAAGCCTTAGAAGCAGTAGTCGTGAACTTCAAACAACACCTACGTGAGTTAAAAATCACCGGCGAATCCCTGCTAGATACCGTTCTTAATGGAATGCTTATTTCCCAAATTAGTGGAAACATCGTCAACAAGTGGGAACTTACCCTAACCGATAGGAAAATGCCACCAGTCGAACATTTACTAGCCTTTTTAGAAAAACGAGCTAGCTGTGGCAAGTTGAGCCGCACAGTGACTCCGTTAACAAAAGAGACGACCACGCGCAATCGCCCGCGACAACTCTTCCCGGAGCCACGCTTTCATAACATCAGAGACTAG